CTATTTCAGATACGAGGATCAATACCAGACAGGACTATTCTTACCAATACGGCGTTCCCGCAAAAGAACTGGCAGGAGAGACCATGGAAGCCAATCCAAAGTCAGCAAGTTTCACCTGGCCTTGTTCTGTCAGAAGGATATTTGCTGCTTTGATATCTCTGGgtttagagaacacagaaaattatttgtctttccttcataagattatactgaaaatgataaaaatcatataaaattttatagaaaGGAGAAATCAGAATAATTAAGGCCTTCGATAATCTCTCTCAGTTGAGATAATGAGAATTAAGATCCAAATTAAGAAGTGAAATACACAGAATTCCTGTAAGTATATAGTAACAATTTtctaaaagagaagataaaatagcagtagaaacagaagaaaaaattaggTAATTAATAGCACATACTCTATATTTGAGTTCCTGTTTATTGGTACaaataatggttttaaaaattcagctGAACATTCTTACGTAACTGTAAGATTTCAGAGTATGCCCTtaacattaaaatggaaaaaaaaagaacctcatgctctaaatttgttttttttaaattactcatATCATTCCAAACTTTAGCATTGTTCTCCTacctaaatatgaaatgaaaactgaaacacaTGGATAAGGTAATATCAATGATCCCAAACTTACTTTAAAGCTGTTTTCTAAATCAACAATGTACAAGTGAACTAAGAAAATTATAATGTGTTTGTATGCCAATGGGTACCatacattcaaaaataaataaatttctaagCACTTGTCAATTCATACTACATAGTATTATAATGGATATAATAGTAAGTCaatctattttcttccatttcattttGTTAACAAATGGATAGGTTCTTTGAAGTTGAGAAGACCTTAGGTTTTACTTCCAACTCTTTCGGTTCTCTTATTTACTATGCATGTGGATTTCTCTTGGACCTTAGTATTCTCATCTACAAAACTGATAACCCATTACTTTGCGACGACTCTACTATATAAGTTTACTATGTATTGTCTGGTTCacatagataatttaaaaaatgctagcTTTCTTCTAAAAACAGGGAAAACCAATACCAATGCTAAAAATGTTGTTTATGATGGTTTAATCTTTAAGTTACTATTCACTATCAAGGACTATCAAGGATTAACTCAAAAGCATAGAGTCTTAAGTAACTTTTACTTGTCTCTGTCATGGAATCAAATCTGGCATTATGAGTCACCAGGAGGACAAAAGATCTAGGTTAGTTCTAGTCTAATCTATCTTGCTTGTAAGCTTTGGGAAGTTAGTCACCAATTGGGccatcaatttcttcatctgtaaaatgaaaaaagtaagaaTACATCATCCCAATCGTCTTTTCTACTtcacaaattaaattattttgtaattaaatttCTATCACAAATCTATAAAGTGCACATACTTCAGACAGCCTGGCAGCATgtgtagaaaaagataaaaattatcctCAACAAAGAGATCAAATAAATTAGTATATTCTTTTTAGGACATGGATAACCTAAAAAAAATATGAGTTTGTAAAACTCCAGAATACTTTTATTTACCTAAAACAAATAAAGCTTTCAGGATTAATAAATTCTAGGTCTGACAAATTCAATAAGCCATTTGCTTATTGAtatatgataatttttaaagtacttaccTATGGATCATTTCATGAGAATGTAAGTAGGCTAATCCCTGGAGAGCACCATGTGTAATTGctgctatttccatttcttgtaatGGCTTTTTGTGAACTTAAAATAAGAATTCATTTGAAAATGATTATTCTATAGAAcatttatatttaacaaaatatatacacatacctaATATatggggaaatttttaaaaactaacatttagCAAAAAGGAACTTTTTGCTTTCCAAGATAATAAAGCAAGGCAATTTAACTTTATAACAAGTGTGCAGTTGTGCCTATTTGTTATAGTTCACAGGCAATTTTCCTCAAAGTTAAcaacatttaacaattattttgtgATTATAAAAGCAATGAAAGAGAAGCTTTCCCTTTTTATATTCCTACATATCTTCATTctgaacagaaggaacaaatcaagtttaatgataaagaatgcagaaaaatgcCTATTTAATCATAATGAAAGAAAACTCATCTGTATGCtaaaacataatatttaatgaGGACAGTTCACACCATGCTGAGACTCTAGAAAAGACAAAGGTTTTCACTCTTCCTGAAgagttttaacattttattttaaaaatctcttactgaacaaattctcattttattatactaatacttttattttcttaataaataaaggaaacttaCCTTTCAGAAAATCTGAAACAGATCCTATACAGTATTCCATTACAAGCTACATGGGAAAAAgtgataaaacattaaaatacactattaaaaCTAGAAGATTCTGTATGAGATAAAACAAATTCACCAAGGAGATCGAGAAGATACtttgaagtgaaacaaactctagtTATCAATTACCTTTAATTACACATTTTGTGAACTTGTTAAATGCATACATGAAGTGAAGCCAATGCTACATTAATCTTTTATAATGCCCACATTGAACTGCTTGTACATGTGTGTTTCATATAATTACTAACTAAAGCTATAAAGGAATATACATATTCTATTAATATTAACCTATAGTAGCAATACTGGTATTGTTAGGAAGCAGAAAATTATCCTTTGGTACTATATATACAAAATTAAGGTTACAGTTTAA
The sequence above is a segment of the Manis pentadactyla isolate mManPen7 chromosome 4, mManPen7.hap1, whole genome shotgun sequence genome. Coding sequences within it:
- the LOC130683543 gene encoding serine/threonine-protein kinase TAO3-like, with the protein product MLPGCLKDIKAANILLTEQGQVKLADFGLASMVSPASSFAGTPYWMAPEVILAKVEEQQYGTEADVWSLGITCIELGKHCSLLLCSKF